From the genome of Methanofervidicoccus abyssi, one region includes:
- the cobN gene encoding cobaltochelatase subunit CobN — translation MKSIKITTLMWASYCSILDRAYKSLKKFLRDNYNVDLQMKIYSTRDIEEKFERFLRDTKESHLVLIYRISSEIYDRIPILENSIVIGQDPQYWNSKLSPKAYLYTVYGGIENFKNLILYLLANSSVVESIEYSEPLKFPFQGIYLKEDGNIKIYENLQDFLKDKEFNKKYTVGVLFSRHYLINEDMEVIDMLIDKLEEHFNVIPVFTYGAKDEDLGAWGSGECVMRYFFKDNKPVIDALINLLSFPLGTTKEGGALKKMDGVDILKKLDVPVFHPVVSYYKSYEEWERDKNGLSFEIGWNVALPELEGVIEPIIVGTTEKVGCLEKKKPIEDRIDKLVRRIKRWTELKYKDRSDRKVIFILHSNACASLEATVGSAAHLDTFQSLINIMRRLKENGYTVENIPESGDQLAKMILEKKAISEFRWTSVEEIVSKGGALYLMDESEYWKYFNSLPEEVKRKVLETWKDLNTGGMVYRDRDGRKKIVITGLRFGNIYVAVQPKRGCVGARCDGSVCKILHDPECPPTHHYIATYRYFNEIGDVIVHVGTHGSLEFLPGKNVGLSGKCYPDILIDDIPHIYIYNSDNPPEGTVAKRRSYSTLIDHMQVLMIDAFPSELEKLSNYVEEYLKEMDISRRHQLEHLILEEVKRVNIINLSKRVKEMEKKGTLHEEFKEIFQDIRNALEILKSSKCNDGMHVFGTIPEGERRVEYIYSILEFKHGRSKRLRKDIEDVISGRNIEDRELKEKILDINKRIEDSREIDSLLRVFDGRYIEPGPSGLITRGKIDILPTGRNFYSLDPYTIPTEASYRVGCILAEKLIHKYLEEEGRYPENVAIYWMCSDIMWSDGEVMAQILYLLGVKPRWRKGKVVGVDIIPLEELKRPRIDVTLRVSGILRDNFPNCMDIVDEAIVKVAKLEEPPEMNFVRKHVLEGIKEGLSFREATYRIFSSKPGTYGNGVKYAIYASAWENEEDLKDAFVLWNSYAYGKGVYGEKAKRSFEMLLKTVDVTYNKVVSDEYDLLGCCCYFGVHGGLINAVKVISGKDVKSYYGDTRRLENITVRTLKEEIERVTLSKLLNPKWIESMERHGYKGVGDISKRIGRVFGWSATTKEVDSWIFDGIYSTFIKDEKNREFFKRNNPYALEEIGRRLLEAYQRGLWNTDEETVEDLKRIYMEVEGYIEDTYDGIDMGDIQGGSIDISMEWKEKLIASYKNR, via the coding sequence ATGAAGAGTATTAAAATCACCACCTTAATGTGGGCCTCTTACTGCTCCATACTGGATAGGGCCTATAAATCTCTAAAGAAGTTCTTGAGGGATAACTACAATGTAGATCTCCAAATGAAGATATACTCTACAAGGGATATAGAGGAAAAATTTGAGAGATTTTTAAGAGATACTAAAGAATCTCATCTAGTACTTATCTATAGGATATCTTCAGAGATTTACGATAGAATACCTATTTTAGAGAATTCTATAGTTATAGGACAGGATCCTCAATACTGGAACTCCAAGCTGTCTCCAAAGGCATATCTATATACTGTGTATGGGGGAATTGAGAACTTCAAGAATCTTATACTTTATTTATTAGCTAACAGTAGTGTGGTGGAAAGTATTGAATACAGTGAACCTCTGAAGTTTCCCTTCCAAGGTATATATCTAAAGGAAGATGGGAATATTAAAATATATGAGAATCTCCAGGACTTTTTAAAGGATAAAGAATTTAACAAGAAATACACTGTTGGAGTTTTATTCTCAAGGCACTACTTGATAAACGAGGATATGGAAGTTATAGATATGTTAATAGATAAGTTAGAGGAACACTTCAACGTTATTCCTGTATTTACCTATGGAGCGAAGGATGAAGATTTAGGGGCATGGGGTAGTGGTGAATGTGTAATGAGATACTTTTTTAAAGATAATAAACCTGTTATCGATGCTCTAATCAACTTGCTGTCCTTTCCTTTAGGTACTACGAAAGAGGGAGGAGCACTTAAAAAGATGGATGGTGTAGATATTCTAAAGAAGTTAGATGTTCCAGTTTTTCATCCAGTTGTAAGTTATTATAAATCCTATGAGGAGTGGGAAAGAGATAAAAATGGGCTGTCCTTTGAAATAGGTTGGAATGTTGCACTTCCAGAGTTGGAAGGTGTTATTGAACCTATAATAGTGGGAACTACTGAGAAGGTAGGATGTTTAGAGAAGAAGAAACCTATTGAAGATAGAATAGATAAGTTAGTTAGAAGAATAAAGAGATGGACAGAGTTAAAGTATAAGGATAGGAGTGATAGAAAGGTAATATTTATACTCCACAGTAATGCCTGTGCCTCCCTCGAGGCTACCGTTGGTAGTGCTGCCCATTTAGACACCTTTCAGAGTCTAATTAACATTATGAGGAGATTGAAGGAGAATGGTTATACTGTAGAGAATATTCCAGAGAGTGGTGATCAACTGGCAAAGATGATACTGGAAAAAAAGGCTATCTCTGAATTTAGATGGACATCTGTAGAGGAGATAGTATCTAAGGGGGGAGCTCTCTACCTCATGGATGAATCTGAGTACTGGAAGTACTTCAACAGTCTCCCTGAAGAGGTTAAAAGGAAAGTGTTGGAAACCTGGAAGGATTTAAATACTGGAGGTATGGTGTATAGGGATAGGGATGGTAGGAAGAAGATAGTAATTACCGGTTTAAGATTTGGAAACATCTATGTTGCTGTACAGCCAAAGAGAGGCTGTGTAGGTGCTAGATGTGATGGAAGTGTATGTAAGATACTCCACGATCCAGAGTGTCCTCCAACCCATCACTACATCGCTACCTACAGGTACTTCAACGAAATTGGGGATGTAATTGTCCATGTGGGTACCCATGGAAGTTTGGAATTCCTACCTGGTAAAAATGTGGGTCTTTCAGGCAAGTGTTATCCAGATATCTTAATAGATGATATACCACATATCTATATATATAACTCAGATAACCCTCCAGAAGGTACAGTAGCTAAGAGAAGAAGTTATTCTACTTTAATAGATCACATGCAGGTCCTCATGATTGATGCCTTCCCTTCAGAGTTGGAGAAACTAAGTAATTACGTTGAAGAGTATCTGAAGGAGATGGATATATCTAGAAGGCATCAGTTGGAACATCTTATCCTTGAAGAAGTAAAGAGAGTCAATATAATAAATCTTTCTAAAAGGGTTAAAGAGATGGAGAAGAAAGGTACTCTTCATGAAGAGTTTAAAGAGATATTCCAGGATATAAGAAATGCCTTAGAGATACTAAAATCTTCAAAGTGTAACGACGGTATGCATGTATTTGGTACCATCCCAGAAGGTGAGAGGAGGGTAGAATATATTTACTCCATACTGGAGTTTAAGCATGGCAGGAGTAAGAGGTTGAGAAAAGATATTGAAGATGTAATATCAGGTAGAAATATTGAAGATAGGGAGTTAAAAGAGAAGATATTGGATATAAACAAGAGGATAGAGGATTCAAGGGAGATAGATAGTCTATTGAGAGTATTTGATGGGAGATATATAGAACCAGGTCCTTCAGGTTTAATAACCCGTGGAAAGATAGATATACTTCCCACAGGGAGGAACTTCTACTCCTTAGATCCCTATACTATACCAACAGAGGCCAGTTATCGTGTAGGCTGTATTCTCGCTGAAAAGCTTATTCATAAGTATTTGGAGGAAGAGGGAAGATATCCAGAGAATGTGGCTATATACTGGATGTGTTCAGATATCATGTGGTCAGATGGAGAGGTCATGGCTCAGATACTATATCTTTTAGGGGTGAAACCAAGGTGGAGAAAGGGTAAGGTGGTGGGAGTAGATATAATACCATTAGAGGAGCTGAAGAGGCCAAGAATAGATGTAACCTTGAGAGTAAGTGGAATACTGAGGGATAACTTCCCAAACTGTATGGATATAGTTGATGAGGCTATAGTTAAGGTTGCTAAACTTGAAGAACCTCCTGAGATGAACTTCGTAAGGAAACATGTGCTAGAGGGTATAAAAGAGGGCCTCTCATTTAGAGAAGCTACCTACAGGATCTTTTCTTCGAAACCAGGTACCTATGGAAATGGTGTAAAGTACGCTATATACGCCAGTGCATGGGAGAACGAGGAGGATCTAAAGGATGCTTTTGTACTCTGGAACTCCTACGCCTATGGGAAGGGAGTATATGGAGAAAAGGCAAAGAGATCCTTTGAGATGTTATTGAAAACTGTAGATGTAACTTACAACAAGGTTGTGAGTGACGAGTACGATCTCTTAGGATGTTGCTGTTACTTCGGTGTCCATGGGGGTTTAATTAACGCTGTAAAGGTTATCTCTGGTAAAGATGTTAAATCCTACTACGGAGATACTAGAAGGTTGGAAAATATAACTGTAAGGACACTTAAGGAGGAGATTGAAAGGGTAACTTTATCGAAACTCTTAAATCCAAAGTGGATAGAATCTATGGAAAGACATGGGTACAAGGGAGTAGGTGATATCTCCAAGAGGATAGGGAGGGTATTTGGATGGAGTGCAACAACTAAGGAGGTGGATAGTTGGATATTCGATGGAATATACTCCACCTTTATTAAAGATGAAAAAAATAGAGAGTTCTTTAAGAGAAACAACCCTTACGCACTTGAGGAGATTGGAAGGAGATTACTTGAGGCCTATCAGAGAGGTCTCTGGAATACGGATGAGGAGACTGTAGAGGATTTAAAGAGAATATATATGGAAGTTGAAGGATATATCGAAGATACTTACGATGGAATAGACATGGGAGATATCCAGGGAGGAAGTATAGATATAAGTATGGAGTGGAAGGAGAAATTGATAGCATCATATAAAAATAGGTGA
- the thiE gene encoding thiamine phosphate synthase, with protein sequence MNLREKLKLYVITDRRLRNEVESVKEALEGGATAIQLRLKGVPTREMVEVGKKIRKLTEDYDTLYIVNDRVDVALAVDADGVHVGQEDMPVDVVKEIAPNLIVGVSASNLREALEGERKGADYIGAGSVFPTRTKEDARLLGLGGLREIVENVHIPVVAIGGINHENIREVLKVGIDGVAVISAIVGTKNIVEATRRMKEVIEEYKGRGTKQLTIILIN encoded by the coding sequence TTGAACCTGAGGGAAAAACTTAAACTCTACGTCATAACAGATAGGAGGCTTAGGAATGAGGTGGAAAGTGTAAAGGAGGCTTTAGAGGGAGGGGCAACTGCAATACAGTTGAGACTCAAAGGAGTACCAACAAGGGAAATGGTGGAAGTAGGTAAAAAGATTAGAAAACTAACTGAAGATTACGACACTCTGTACATTGTAAATGATAGAGTAGATGTTGCCCTGGCTGTAGATGCTGATGGAGTGCATGTGGGACAGGAGGACATGCCGGTAGATGTAGTCAAGGAGATAGCACCAAATTTGATAGTAGGTGTTTCAGCATCAAACCTAAGAGAAGCTCTAGAAGGTGAGAGAAAGGGGGCAGACTATATAGGTGCTGGAAGTGTGTTTCCTACAAGGACCAAGGAAGATGCCAGACTTTTAGGTTTAGGGGGATTAAGAGAGATAGTAGAGAATGTTCATATCCCAGTTGTTGCAATAGGTGGTATAAACCATGAGAATATTAGGGAAGTTCTAAAAGTTGGTATAGATGGAGTGGCTGTCATCTCTGCAATAGTAGGGACTAAGAATATAGTTGAGGCTACGAGAAGGATGAAAGAAGTAATAGAAGAGTACAAGGGTAGAGGTACCAAACAACTTACGATAATCTTAATAAATTAA
- a CDS encoding ATP-binding cassette domain-containing protein translates to MSEDKVILEARDVYYKYPDGTLALKGVNFKVKRGEMVALLGPNGAGKSTLFLHFNGILKPHKGEILIKDKPIKYDSGSLLEVRKTVGIVFQNPDDQLFAPTVMEDVAFGPLNLGYSEEETKKIVKEALKAVGMEEYEDKPPHHLSGGEKKRVAIAGILAMKPEVMVLDEPTAGLDPIGASKIMELLYKLNREGMTVIISTHDVDLVPVYADRVYVMNDGKIITEGTPWEVFSKIDLIRRANLRLPRVAHLVEILNKRDNIPIEMGYTIGEVRDNILEYLKRECQKT, encoded by the coding sequence ATGTCAGAAGATAAAGTTATCTTAGAGGCAAGGGATGTATATTACAAATATCCAGATGGAACCTTAGCCCTGAAAGGGGTAAATTTTAAAGTTAAAAGAGGTGAAATGGTAGCACTCTTAGGTCCCAACGGTGCAGGAAAATCTACCCTATTTTTACACTTCAACGGGATATTAAAACCCCATAAGGGAGAGATTCTGATAAAGGACAAACCTATAAAGTACGACAGTGGATCCCTCTTAGAGGTTAGAAAAACTGTAGGGATAGTTTTTCAGAATCCAGATGATCAACTTTTTGCCCCAACTGTGATGGAAGATGTGGCATTTGGGCCCTTAAATCTGGGATACAGTGAGGAGGAAACTAAGAAAATAGTTAAAGAGGCCCTAAAAGCTGTAGGAATGGAAGAATATGAAGATAAACCTCCCCATCACCTAAGTGGAGGAGAAAAGAAGAGGGTAGCCATAGCAGGAATACTGGCTATGAAACCTGAAGTGATGGTACTCGATGAGCCTACAGCAGGTTTAGATCCCATAGGGGCCTCCAAGATTATGGAGTTGCTCTACAAGTTGAACAGGGAGGGAATGACTGTAATAATCTCCACTCATGATGTGGATCTAGTGCCTGTGTATGCAGATAGGGTTTATGTTATGAATGATGGAAAAATTATAACAGAAGGTACTCCATGGGAGGTGTTCAGTAAAATAGATCTGATAAGGAGGGCAAATTTAAGACTCCCCAGGGTAGCCCATCTAGTAGAGATACTGAACAAGAGGGATAACATACCTATAGAGATGGGGTACACTATTGGAGAGGTGAGAGACAATATATTGGAGTATCTTAAGAGAGAGTGTCAGAAAACATAA
- a CDS encoding ATP-binding protein, with protein MKIAISGKGGVGKTFIASTLARLFEKSNYKVIAVDADPDMNLACALGIEEEITPISKREDLIEERTGAKVGEYGSIFKINPKVDDIIDKYSYKIGNIYLLAMGTIEQGGEGCVCPASVLLRRLLRHLILKRDEVVIMDMEAGIEHLGRKTTENVDMMLVVVEPSKKATLTAKRIKKLAEDLGIPRIYAVVNKVRENINSEKFKEIFEEEVGIPILKFLPYSEDVVYMDLKGKPVDLNSPIGREMEILFKKIVEVVHGEKI; from the coding sequence TTGAAGATAGCCATCTCTGGGAAAGGGGGAGTTGGTAAAACCTTCATAGCCTCTACACTTGCTAGACTCTTTGAGAAAAGCAACTACAAGGTTATCGCAGTTGATGCAGATCCAGATATGAACCTCGCCTGTGCCTTAGGGATAGAAGAGGAAATCACTCCTATATCTAAGAGAGAGGACCTTATAGAGGAACGTACAGGTGCAAAGGTTGGAGAATATGGAAGTATATTTAAGATAAACCCCAAGGTAGATGATATAATAGATAAGTATTCCTACAAGATAGGTAATATATACCTCTTGGCAATGGGAACTATAGAGCAGGGAGGAGAAGGGTGTGTATGTCCTGCATCAGTCCTTCTTAGGCGACTTTTAAGACATCTTATATTGAAGAGGGATGAAGTTGTAATTATGGATATGGAAGCAGGTATTGAACACCTGGGGAGAAAAACCACGGAGAACGTAGATATGATGCTGGTGGTGGTGGAGCCCTCTAAGAAGGCTACTCTAACTGCGAAGAGAATAAAGAAATTGGCAGAAGATCTAGGTATTCCAAGGATTTACGCCGTTGTAAATAAGGTAAGAGAGAATATAAACAGTGAAAAATTTAAGGAGATCTTTGAGGAGGAGGTAGGTATTCCCATACTTAAATTCTTACCTTACAGTGAGGATGTTGTATATATGGATCTAAAGGGAAAACCTGTAGATCTAAACTCTCCTATTGGAAGGGAGATGGAAATCCTATTTAAGAAGATAGTGGAGGTTGTTCATGGGGAGAAAATTTAA
- the pssA gene encoding CDP-diacylglycerol--serine O-phosphatidyltransferase, with translation MFRIRGMITVSDYLTMINIVLGMLAVFFQDFRFIYLALVFDALDGYVARKTNTVTDFGAQLDSLCDVVSFGVAPSYLLYHYFGSTWSLVTSLIFLLCGALRLARFNTLDVKDFVGLPIPAGALLLSTFSEMILKYDKMLRHYYWDIDIFIFGTLIGFLMISDIIYPKYPRRWYLVIFGISLVLSLFNIPEGLFICAIGYALYGVFHQVKSHL, from the coding sequence ATATTCAGGATAAGGGGGATGATTACAGTCTCAGACTATCTCACGATGATAAATATCGTACTGGGGATGTTGGCAGTGTTCTTCCAGGACTTTAGATTTATATACCTCGCACTAGTGTTCGATGCCTTAGATGGATATGTAGCCAGAAAAACCAATACAGTCACAGATTTTGGAGCCCAGTTAGACAGTTTATGTGACGTTGTCAGTTTTGGAGTAGCGCCTTCCTATCTACTATACCACTACTTTGGGAGTACGTGGAGTTTAGTAACTTCTCTTATCTTCCTACTATGTGGAGCCCTAAGACTGGCAAGGTTTAATACACTGGATGTTAAGGATTTTGTAGGCCTACCTATACCTGCCGGAGCCCTTCTCCTCTCCACATTTTCTGAAATGATTTTAAAATATGATAAAATGTTGAGACATTATTACTGGGATATAGATATCTTCATCTTTGGAACACTGATAGGATTCCTAATGATAAGTGATATAATATATCCTAAGTATCCAAGAAGATGGTACCTGGTAATCTTTGGAATCTCCTTAGTATTATCTCTCTTTAACATTCCCGAAGGTTTATTTATCTGTGCTATAGGTTACGCACTTTATGGGGTGTTTCACCAGGTAAAATCTCATCTTTAG
- a CDS encoding ornithine cyclodeaminase, which yields MFAREIELKGHIIDNLILPKAFDTILELGGDYKVLEFNIGKRKTDISYARILVIGKDQAHLDKILEELQNIGAEIPEIEDVEVKQVERDKVLPDGFYSTTNHPTYIKYKGQWIEVEKPKMDGIIVVYPEEMRAETKVIREVKKGDLVVVGHKGIRVIPPERPREKGQLFEFMKSEVSAEKPKEAIIKKIAREMYKIREEYRRSGKGGIVVVAGPAVIHTGGGPALAKLIRMGYVQALFAGNALATHDIESVLYGTSLGVDISTGKPVLGGHKHHLYAINTIMKAGSIRKAVEQGIIKKGIMYECIKNNIPYVLAGSIRDDGPLPDVITDVVEAQDKMRELLLDKKMVLMMATLLHSIATGNLMPSYIKTICVDINSDAVTKLMDRGTSQAIGVVTDVGVFITCLVEELERLERKNSQKVEKETDEKEFSRIKELAKNVNKG from the coding sequence ATGTTTGCAAGGGAGATCGAGTTAAAGGGACATATAATAGACAACCTTATTCTACCAAAGGCATTTGACACTATATTGGAACTAGGGGGGGATTACAAAGTATTGGAGTTTAACATAGGTAAGAGGAAAACTGATATTTCCTATGCGAGGATTCTTGTAATAGGAAAGGATCAGGCACATCTAGATAAGATACTTGAGGAGTTGCAGAATATTGGGGCGGAAATTCCAGAAATCGAAGATGTTGAGGTGAAGCAGGTTGAGAGGGATAAGGTACTACCAGATGGATTCTACTCTACAACTAATCATCCAACTTATATAAAGTACAAGGGACAGTGGATAGAAGTTGAAAAACCTAAGATGGACGGGATTATCGTTGTTTATCCAGAGGAGATGAGGGCGGAGACTAAAGTTATAAGGGAGGTTAAAAAGGGAGATCTGGTAGTTGTAGGTCATAAAGGTATAAGGGTTATACCACCGGAAAGGCCTAGGGAAAAGGGACAGTTATTTGAGTTTATGAAGTCAGAGGTCTCTGCGGAGAAACCGAAAGAGGCTATTATAAAGAAGATAGCGAGGGAGATGTATAAGATAAGGGAGGAATACAGGAGAAGTGGGAAGGGAGGTATAGTGGTGGTGGCAGGTCCTGCGGTGATACACACTGGAGGAGGTCCTGCACTCGCAAAGTTGATAAGGATGGGATACGTTCAAGCACTCTTTGCAGGTAATGCCCTTGCAACTCACGATATAGAGAGTGTCTTATATGGTACTTCCTTAGGTGTAGATATCTCAACAGGAAAACCTGTATTGGGAGGACATAAACATCATCTATACGCCATAAATACTATTATGAAAGCTGGGAGTATCAGAAAGGCTGTGGAACAGGGAATAATAAAAAAAGGTATAATGTACGAGTGTATAAAGAACAACATTCCCTATGTATTAGCTGGGAGTATAAGGGATGATGGACCCCTTCCTGATGTTATAACCGACGTTGTAGAAGCTCAGGATAAGATGAGAGAGTTACTTTTAGATAAGAAGATGGTCCTAATGATGGCTACACTGCTCCACTCCATAGCAACTGGTAATTTGATGCCCTCTTATATAAAAACTATCTGTGTAGATATCAATTCAGATGCTGTAACGAAGTTAATGGATAGGGGAACTTCCCAGGCTATAGGGGTTGTTACAGATGTTGGAGTATTTATCACTTGTCTGGTGGAGGAACTGGAAAGGCTGGAGAGGAAGAATTCCCAAAAAGTTGAAAAAGAAACGGATGAAAAAGAATTTAGTCGGATTAAAGAACTTGCAAAGAATGTTAATAAAGGTTAA
- a CDS encoding TIGR00296 family protein: MDRLTLEEGTYAVKYARAVIENYLTGKNIVVVNYPKKFDKYRGVFVTLHTYPDHTLRGCIGVPEPTMPLIEALKEAAISAAVNDPRFPPVTIDEMDNIVVEVSVLTPPKLIEVEDPSEYLDKIEIGRDGLIIEYGIYRGLLLPQVPVEQEWEVPEYLSNLCLKASLSPDAWLRYPVKIYSFQAQIFEEIRPRGQVVEKTL; the protein is encoded by the coding sequence ATGGATAGATTAACCTTAGAAGAAGGTACATATGCTGTAAAGTACGCCAGGGCAGTTATTGAAAATTATCTAACTGGTAAGAATATCGTGGTAGTAAATTATCCCAAAAAATTTGATAAATATAGAGGAGTTTTTGTAACTCTTCATACTTATCCAGATCATACATTAAGAGGCTGTATTGGAGTACCTGAACCTACTATGCCCCTTATAGAAGCTCTCAAGGAGGCAGCGATAAGTGCTGCAGTTAACGATCCAAGATTTCCCCCTGTAACCATCGATGAGATGGACAACATAGTAGTGGAGGTTAGTGTATTAACTCCACCTAAGTTGATAGAGGTAGAAGATCCCTCGGAATATTTGGATAAAATAGAGATAGGGAGGGATGGATTGATAATAGAGTATGGTATCTATAGAGGCCTACTGCTACCTCAAGTTCCAGTGGAGCAGGAATGGGAAGTTCCTGAGTATCTATCCAACTTATGTCTCAAGGCATCCCTATCTCCAGATGCCTGGCTCAGGTATCCTGTAAAGATATACTCCTTCCAGGCCCAAATATTTGAAGAGATCAGGCCCAGAGGACAGGTGGTTGAGAAGACTCTATAA
- a CDS encoding THUMP domain-containing protein, with amino-acid sequence MEAGFLLLKEHETLPVSELKALLEIYPLGGKVEVLNNYGTVSSSLDKPTLVKYINRIIERGAYIEEGHLIVTGVKYSRSLKEGLEKLLKRLEEFSSEELFNFLQIDPSRDTFAVRTVKINGNGDISSPTIERIVGGVLKEKTGAKVNLKEPSKVIKVVILQNKIYLGLLVRKRDRKYFYNNRPHLRTYFHPGSILPKLARGMVNLARLKEGEIILDPFCGVGGFLIEGGMIGCKLIGCDIDGRMVRGTLINLKSYNLEDSVLEIKRMDAKDVVDYLRSKGINSVDAIVTDPPYGILTSVKGDIISILEKLGDILKDGGYMVFAFPRKVDLNLKLMEIHKLYVHGSLTRHIHVYKKESTS; translated from the coding sequence ATGGAGGCTGGATTTTTACTTTTAAAGGAGCATGAAACACTTCCAGTATCTGAGTTAAAGGCACTCTTGGAGATCTATCCACTAGGAGGTAAGGTGGAGGTTCTTAACAACTACGGGACGGTATCATCTTCCTTAGATAAACCCACCCTGGTTAAGTATATAAATAGAATTATTGAAAGAGGGGCCTATATTGAGGAAGGGCATCTTATAGTTACCGGGGTGAAATACAGTAGATCCCTAAAGGAAGGTCTTGAGAAACTTCTTAAGAGATTGGAGGAATTCTCATCTGAAGAACTCTTTAACTTTCTTCAGATAGATCCATCTAGGGATACCTTTGCAGTTAGGACTGTAAAAATAAATGGCAATGGAGATATAAGTTCGCCGACTATCGAGAGGATCGTTGGAGGTGTCCTAAAGGAGAAAACAGGTGCAAAGGTGAACCTCAAGGAACCCTCCAAGGTTATAAAAGTAGTGATACTTCAAAATAAGATATACTTAGGATTACTTGTGAGGAAGAGGGATAGAAAGTACTTCTACAACAACAGGCCCCATCTAAGGACGTACTTCCATCCTGGAAGTATCCTCCCAAAACTTGCAAGAGGGATGGTAAACCTAGCCAGGTTGAAAGAGGGGGAAATAATTTTAGATCCCTTCTGTGGAGTAGGTGGGTTTTTAATAGAGGGGGGGATGATAGGTTGTAAGTTGATAGGTTGTGATATAGACGGTAGGATGGTAAGAGGCACATTGATAAATTTAAAATCTTACAACTTGGAGGACAGTGTATTAGAGATAAAGAGGATGGATGCTAAAGATGTTGTAGATTACCTGAGATCTAAAGGTATTAACAGTGTAGATGCCATCGTTACAGATCCTCCCTATGGAATACTAACATCTGTAAAAGGAGATATTATAAGTATACTGGAAAAACTTGGAGATATTCTGAAGGATGGAGGGTATATGGTATTTGCCTTTCCTAGAAAGGTAGATCTAAATCTGAAGTTGATGGAGATACATAAGTTGTATGTCCATGGTAGTTTAACTAGACATATACATGTATATAAGAAGGAGTCTACTTCCTGA
- a CDS encoding DUF192 domain-containing protein → MLKVRFKSKEGYKEYDLHVADNFFKRALGLMFRDIGKNEGMIFYYKKRKLHIHTFFMRFPIDVIFLLDNRVVEVVRDLKPWRTYKSKVYSNSMIEIRSDDKLEISVGDKIEIRK, encoded by the coding sequence ATGTTAAAGGTAAGATTTAAAAGTAAAGAAGGTTATAAAGAATACGATCTCCATGTCGCAGATAACTTTTTTAAGAGAGCCTTAGGTTTAATGTTTAGAGATATAGGGAAAAATGAGGGGATGATATTCTACTATAAAAAGCGAAAACTCCACATCCACACATTTTTTATGAGATTTCCAATAGATGTTATATTTTTGCTGGATAATAGAGTTGTAGAAGTAGTTAGAGATTTGAAACCTTGGAGGACTTATAAATCCAAGGTGTACTCCAACTCTATGATAGAAATAAGGAGCGATGATAAGTTAGAGATAAGTGTAGGAGATAAAATAGAGATCAGGAAGTAG